The Malaclemys terrapin pileata isolate rMalTer1 chromosome 2, rMalTer1.hap1, whole genome shotgun sequence nucleotide sequence ttaattattattacagtagtagTTAGAGCCCCCATCACAACTGTGGCCAAGTTTAtatgtactgtacaaacataggtAATGATCTTTGCGTTAGCACTTGGGTTCTAAATGACAAGTGACATGCAAAAGGAGAAGGacgatattttaaaatacacaccTGTATACTGTTTGTCTTATTTACAATATGCATTTGCTGTTTAATTATATAAATATTAGCTATTCCTGAATGCCATACAACCTTGTCATCATTTGTAGGCATAGCTGCAGAACTGCGACATCagggaaatcagtgggactcTGTGCAGGGGCTCCATGTTATTGCCTCTTTTGGTAGGGTCTGGGCCCAAGTAAACAATGTACTAATGAAGATAATTCAGTAAATATGTCTTGTTCCATAATTTTGTGTTTGAGACTTTTTTTGCGTTACAGATCTATTTTTTTCACAGTTCTTTGTGATAAGGACTATGGCTTATCGGCAATATAGAAGATTTCAGTTTACTTTCAGTATATCAGCAGTGGATTTTCAGTGTAGTTTTTTACAACCCTCAGACAGTGTTTcttctgaaccaaaaaaaaaaaatttttgaaagagtaactgaaaacatttttaagaaGAAACGTTTATTGACTTTACCAGAATTAACACATTCATTAAATAAAAATCCATTGCGTAGCAGTTTGCTTCTGAGTTAGtgtttgaagatgaaaaatgttATGTGAGTAATAAGACTGATTATTGCAGAATCATTCATTATAGGAAATCAATCTACAAATCTTAAATTGACCAATGTAGGAGAATTTGCATGGTTAATGTGTAGTTCCTAATTCCTTTGGTTCACTAACTATAGCTGTAGTTGAGTAGGAAAAGGGACTGATGAGAACAGCAATAGTATAATGACGATGACCAGAATCATTAGCAGTGAATACCAcctggagaagagagagaaaaaaacacttGAGAGCTTGAAACATAGTTGTAcgtttttaaagccagaagaaccattgtgatcatcttatcTGGCCACTTGCATatcacaagccatagaatttacccacattaattcctgtttgaaccagaGTAAATTTGTTAGAAAAAagtccaatcttaatttaaatctttccagtgatggagaatccaccacaacccttcgtaactaaccattggaacaacttaccctcactgtttaaaaacttGCTCCTTATTTCTTGTCtaaatttgtgtagcttcaacttccagtcattggatcttgttataactttatctgctgaatttgaagagccctctattatttttccccccatgtaggtatttgtgGACTGTGATCAactcaccccttaatcttctctttgataggctaaatagattgagatccATATATTTATCACTATAAGACACGTTTTACAATCCTTTaatcatggctcttctctgaaccctttctaacttatcaataaaaagaagaacaggagtacttgtggcaccttagagactaacaaatttattagagcataagctttcgtggactacagaccacttcttcggctgtagtccacgaaagcttatgctctaataaatttgttagtctctaaagtgccacaagtactcctgttcttctttttgcggatacagactaacacggctgttactctgtaacttatcaatatccttcttgaagtgtggcacAGTATTTCAGTAgcattgcaccagtgccaaatatataGGTAATATACCCTCTGCTCCTCAAGATTCCCTTGCTTATACATCTACGGctctcattagcccttttggcctcaGTGTTGCattgggagcttatgttcagctaATTCTCCACCACGACCCTCCAGCCCTTTTTAGAATCACCGTTTCCCAAGGTAGAGTGCCCATCCTGTAATTATGGCTGGTATTCTTTGTTTATTAAATCTGGCTGTACTGAAACATAGTGTGTTTGCATCCaacttatcaagtgatccagatggctctgtatctgacctgtcctcttcattacttGCCAGTCCCCAAATAACAAGCTGTGCCTCAAAACTATTGTATACAATTAACCTCAAGTTTTAATTTTGGAAGCATGCATATTCTTGTCtaatattttgatgaaaatttgCTGCCactgtttttacattttgttaatTATATAAAGCTAGTAAAATATGTGCATGACCTTATAAATCAGTGTTGTTACAGTACAGACACAGCATTTGATTGATGTGCTTGTTGACCGTGAGGTATTGTTGACCATTTGTGAACCCTACTAGGGATAGATGTTTATTCTCTCTTTGCTCTCAGCAGACTCTAAGGTTATGTAACACAGCATGCTGGCCCTTCTATTATTGGGACTAACCTTGTAACTGAAAAAAGGTGATTACGGAACTATATCATATGAAATCTGGGCTCAGTGAGAGATGGAGGGGAAGGATGTCTTTAGATAGGAGGGAGAGGAATCATGCAGAAGGATTAGTCAGAGAAACTAAGCTAGTGAGTAAAGCTTTGTGGAAAGACAGAAACTCTGGAGAGGGGTAAACTGGCAAGAGAGGAGACCTGGAGCAACGCAGTGGAGGTGTGGGAGTGTGGCCGGAGTTGACACTTCTACTTATTTAGGGCCGCCTCAGAAGGAGGTTCAACAGAAAGTGGAAGCAACCTCTTTCCCTTCACACAGCCTCATGTCCTTGGTAAGGAGCTGCTTAGCCGTGGGTATGGGCAAAGGAATTGTCAATACCACCACTGTAAGTGTGTATCCTTGTGTCAACAAGGGAAAAGGGCTACTGAGTCCATGGAGGGCAGTTGAAGATTACCAAGCCTGGAGAGAGCTGGAAGACTGCTTTGTTACTTGAAAATGAGAGAATTTTTACTAAGATTTGGCAGGATGGTTAAACCTCAGATTACCCCATCTACCATGGAGACTGCAGACCACTAGCTGAagaggtgaaactgaggcaccaacaCCGGAAAGGTAAGCTAATTACAGGGTAATAGATGACAATTACTTGTCTGTattgatgcttcctttgtcttgtgTTCCATTCAATGTATAACACGGGAGATATTTAGTCGTAACTGCTGTGCCATTAGGATGCAGATGATCAGCTTTTTATGAGGTACTTCAGGCTTGGACCAGGTTAATTTGGCTTTTCTAGCATCTATCCAAGATACAGGTTGGATGACAGTAAGTTGGTCAACTCAGATAAAACAGAGATAATATTGGTACATTGGGGAAAACCACCAAGGAAATGGCAGAGGTTAGTATCAGTTCTTTTTGAGCAAGTTGTTTTTTCCTGTCTTTTGTCCTTGAAGTCTGAAACTTAAGGTATTACTAGATCATTCGTTATCCAGAAGCAGCCAAAGAGCAGCAGAAGCTAAGAGTGTGTTTACATGGGGTGAGAGGGTGaagattttcatttaaaacagttTCTTTCTGTTGTGTACAGTATGTAAACCTTCTAAGCATTTAGGAGTGGAAAAATGAACAATTAAGGGATGGAAGGTAAGCATTCAAATCTGTTGACAGTTCACACAAGCTCTTAAGTGTATGTACACATGAAAAGCAAATTTAGCTCTATTCCCTGAATTCCTTTCCAGACTCTGCTTATAGGCCAGAAACCCTCTTAAACCCAACTGCCCTAGATTGTATTCATTTCTAGTACAGACTAGTTTTACATATCACCATCTACTCACTATGTATAACCAGTTCATCTCCCCATTTTAAACCAAACACCAAAAATCTTGCTATCTCCTCTCCACATGTGGACCAAAGACTCAATGCTCCCTTATTTCAGATAACCATGATCATTGAGAGTCCAGCATAGCGTTCATTCTGTATGTGCAGTTCCAAAAGAACAATGTTCTCTCCATTATTCCACAGTGAACCAGAAAATACAAACTAACCCAACCATCCTCCCTATGCAGATTTAAAACTTCATACTTTTCCTGCTAATATTCACCCTCTTGTGAGTCAGACACAGCTTCCAACTTCATCCAATCTGTATATTTAAGCTGCATATCTCAAAATATTCAGTTAATCACACCAGGCTAATATCTTATTTATCTGGCACATGTACATTAAGAGATTGTATGAACTGCAGATGGGATTTTCAAcaggccctaagtgacttggcataagtcctattgacttttaaTGTCCCAACCTCTGAATGTAGTTAAGTATTTATCTATTTTCCCttaattgattatttttattctaTACTTTAAATATTTAGCTACATTGGACATAGTCATAGCCTTATCTTAAAGTTTTAATTGTGTATATCTTTAAGAAGTGACCAATGAAGACTCAAGGTCCTCTGTACAGTCCCCAGCACTAACCTCTCTCTTGAAAAACTCCTAAGCTTCATGTGACAGGGTTGCTGGCACCGGAAACTCATATTGCCTTACATAAATCATGATTCCTGCAAAGTTCCCAGCTCCTGACAGGTTTCATTCTGCAAGGTCTCTAGCTACCCTGCTTTCCTTGCCCTCTATAGTACTGTATGTTCTGTGGATTCCTAATTTACTGGTGTCTTGCACTGCCCTGTCAAGCTTAGGAATTATCTACAAGTTCCTATTTCTCATCTATTCTCCTTGCCATACATAGACTTTATGATATATACACCTCTATTCCAAACAGTCAGATTttggaaataatattttaattagcccattctgttgatttcaattatattTAACTGTAAAGTTAAATTTTAGAGTCAAGTTTTTTTACAATTAAGGGGACGCTAAAAAGTTTAACACTtgtgaaaatgttgaaattgtcactttttaaacatttccagGTTTGGTTTCAACCAAATACCACAACTGTCTTATACTGTGGGCCTTAAGTGGCTAAGGGATTGTTTCTTTCTTCATATTGTACCCAGCTGTAGAAATAATTTGGGATGGTCAAACTGATAGCTGCAAGATGTTTGTTTGTTGGCTGCTGGTAAAGTGTTTTCAGTGGAGGGTCCTCCACTCTGGAACTTaacatcccctcctccccaaaccttGATGCAACAGAGAAGGCTGGAGATTTTCAGAACAGTTTTCAAAACTGATGTATTCAGGATTTCTTGGGGAGGGGAATGAACTGAAAAAGAACTTAGCTTGAAATATTGTTAATATTAAACCATCTTATTTATCTAGACTTTAAAGAACTGTGTTGCATGCAGGTAGAGCATTGgatcaacttttctttaaaaatctaaataaaatcaaTTGCATATGAAGCTGCTGTACTGCTACCACTGTGTGGCAAACATCATTAACAAAAGCATTGGTGATGGGCCAAGGAAAATATggaaccctccttccccactagACTGAGGGAGAAATAGCCCTGCTATTCTTCTTCCACAGGTACCCCCAAAAACCTAGGAAGGACCACTGGGTGGCtgcaaaagtgggggggggggaggggaaagtccCTAGATGAGAAACAAGTCTAGGAGCTTGCTGAGAGAAAATGGGAGGCTAGTTCTGGGGTATTTGGTGTGTGGAAATTCCTGTGGAGCTTTGAGTTTGCAAATTTGAACTGCTCAGTGAACCTGAAGGTGTTAGTTCATGGCAAAGCCTTTGAAACTGGAGAGCAATAAATGGACGCAGTTATTAATTAAACCCTATACAGTTAACACAGCCTTGTTCTGTGCAATTATaggtcctttttaaaatgtgaaatagaAATATAATGAATACTCACATCAGCATGTTCATGGAATGGGTTAAGGCCAAGTCCCTTCCAGTAAGTGACTGTGTCAAACTCGATCTTGTATAACCCTGTTACAAATTGTTTCTCGGTTGTAAGCTCATGGATCTCACCATATTCATTGGTTTTTCTGTATGAGAGCAAGataatatacatttatttgtgTTCAGATGTCTGAAAGAAAGAGGCAATATATAGCATTGAACTACAATGACATTCTGtagccagacatctgggaaaaTGCTGACTGGTCATCTGAAATAACTTGTTCCTTTCTGTACTGTGGCGGCCTCACAAAGTCTGTCCTTGCATCTAGATTTTCCGTGCATACCACAAAGTATGTCTGGGCTGTAGAAACTTCTTTATTGTTACTGCTGCAAAGATTGGAGGTGAGTCAAAAGAAACCTGGCATGGGTGTTCACTGTCTGCTGATAAGGCTGTTGGGCCGAGCCCAGAGTTGTTTAAATGTTACTtcagagccagcagggggcacacaAGAAAAACTCACTGTTGGCCTAAGAGTGCATAACTCTCATGATGTTTTAATAAACACATTTAAACTAGTGGTTATTTACTCTATTAATACTTCACATAAGGTTGTTCCTAATTCGTTTTCTTTTTAGGAGAGTATTTTGTTCTGGTTTATTTACAAGAACACTCTTTGTTTATAATTTATTTGAATTACACTGAGGTTGCCATAAGTTTGACCAAGAGTATAGTCTTATGAAATCTTATTAGTCCATTGCGTTGTTTGACCTTCACAAGCAGATAGACTAATTTAAACAAACCTATCAGGACATTAGTATTGTCTAGAAACTGCAGAGCTTTAATTGCTAGCCAATGTGGGGATGTGGAGCCTGTATTGAATTTTGTCTCCTGGCTTAATGTAGCTCCTCTAGAAATACTCTGTTTCCACTTAATCAGTCCTATAGTGTAGGAACTAGTGATTGGATATCAGTGGATAGTATAACGCTTGTATTTTATGTTAGTGTTTCAATAATCTCCATCCATTGTTTAAAGTTCTGAATGCTGAGACTCAGTCTCTAAATGTCTGTTGTATTTTTTCATTACAATAAAAGGCAAACACTAATCAGTACATCAACTGACGCATTCGAGTCCCTCATTTGTTTTAGTATAAGACAAGGAAATTCAGCACTTAATGATAAACCATCTAGGATGCCATTTTCATATTTTACTAGAATGCTTTCAAGCCTGTTCTTAGAATTTTTCCTGATTGATTAAAATGTTTGTCTACTTTTTCTTTATCCTACATTGATCACTGTTAAGCAACTCTCCATTTACTCAACAAACTTTCTCAAGTAAACCCTGATAACTCTTTTAGCTAAAAGTACAGTGATGGGCTAGAGTGAGCTTATGAGACTCCTTTTGTTAAAATTCCACTACCACACTGAAGTGAGTGTGGAGGTAATTTCTCTGTCTCTAATGAAGTTCAAGTACTCTGCCAAATAGAACTAATAAAATTACCACTGCATGTTCTTTGCATCAGatctcaggttttttttaaataccctcAGAAACTGACCTTAGAGCATCCAACTCTCCCccccacctacacacacacaatgttttcACACACACCTGCCCACACATTCCACCTCCCAATTGCACTGTATTGTGTATATTATCAGTATAGTCAATATGTTTTTTAGCAATAAGTATACATATCTCAAGCAGCAGCATATGCTTTAAGCTGTTTACCACGTGCTCTTGCTTCCTTCTCTGGGTATGAGGGCACATTTTGGTTTAAATGGGAAAACATATGGCTAGATTTTCCATTCCTTCACCCCTATTCAGTGTGATCATATGCAGCCCTGGGCCATTAGGTTTGTCAGAGGCTAACTCTTTAAACAATGTATTGACACCTTCTAATAATTGGAGCACCACCACTATAAGCATTCCTTTGTATAATAATATTGGAGAACTTGCATACAGTTTTGATGTAGGCTCATTATTGGTCTGAGACTGTGATCCCATTAGTGGTGGATTCCTGCAGTGTGATGACTTCAACTATCCACTTTCTGAAATGATCCAGGCTATTGTAGGCTACTTGACAGAGGATAATGGTTTCCCTAGACTTTCTCCTGGAAGTTGCTATCCTATcttgaaacaatatttttatgcTCCAGTGCAGCCAGAATTCTTAACTAGAGTTTTAAACTTCAAACAGATTAGAAGTCTTCTGACTAGGCCATATTATATTATGTAGAAATTGGTGGGCATTCATTCTCTGACAACATGCCAGAGCAGAGGTGAACTTCATACCAAGAACTGATGTGTTGCTTGTAGCCATAAAGTGAAGTGTCATGAAGAGGGAAGAGTCAAAGAGCAATTGAAGGAAGAAAAGTTTTCTATACCACATTTCATGCTGCCTGTGACTTACCTCCCTTGTGTTTACAATTTTTTCAAACCATCCAGGAGTCAGTCTGCTAGCTTTGCAGCTATAATTATTTAGAAGAGACCCACACACACAGTAAATATTTGGTGTAGGCATAAATTACCTTATTACTTCTCAGATTGTAACTAATGACATTATACATATGTTTTTAAGATGAATGCATGTAAAAGGTGAGTTTTCTAATCTTTGGCCTCTTTCAATGCCTCCCTCGCCCCCTTCTCGTTGTATTATATGACTTACCCTGAACTTAAGAGCTGCCAGGTCCCATCATCAGCCTTTTTATATAATTTAACTGGTACACTGGAAGCTGCACTTCCTCTGACTGCATCTAGAATTTTCACAACAAGAGGGTGCTTGGAATCATGAGAGTCCTGCATGTAGGGAAAAGAGAGATGTAATTCTTGTATAGCAAATTATATAGGAGTGATGGGCCATGATAAAGCATGTCCTTCAGAAATTGCATGTTTTAGAATTAGAGGGTATCACATTTTCATATACCAACTACACAAGTTTACTGTATAATACAAAAATTTAGCCTGCAGGATCAGAGGGAGCAAGCATATACTGCACCCTACAAAGGGGTGCACTCGTGTGCACTGAGAACCTGTCCTCAGAGACAGAATGCCTCTCCGTACTTGGTTCTGGGATGATACAGTTCTGACTAGCATCCCGTGCAGAGTTGTTGCTAACTGGCACAACCAAGCCCACAGATGACAGAATAAAAATTTAATCCTGGAAGCGGGGAGTGGATGATTTGGAATCCAACAGCCTGATCTCCTTGTTTTAGTGTGGGGGCTAGAGGAGTCAGGAGAGGCTTCACGGTGGTCACATTATCCCATTCCTCCTTTTGTTCAACTGTGGCAAGCCGTGCACATGTGCTCTCTCTCGCTATCATAACCCCATTATGGGCCAGACTGTGGTCAGCCCTTGGGCAAGTGTGCATGGGTGAGAAAAGTATAAGAAGCTTCCCCTGCACAAAGCCTGCAACAGTTATATTCCATGTGCTCATTAGATCAGTGACTGCTTCCTCCCTGAGAAGCCAGcaaccccagagggaatgaggaTAAAACAGGGCCATGCCCCTCCCATAACCCCTTAAGTAAAAAAGAAACTAGAACTCTATGGTAGCTGCTGGTTAGTGATAATTACCAAGTGTTTAACCATCATTGGTTTCAAAAATCAGGTTTCAgtttctgaattttttaaaaaagaaaggttcTTACTTAAAAATTGTAATAACTTAAACTGTAGGACCCCTTCCCTCACCTGAAATCCCTTCTGGGGACCCATGACAATCTACCTCACCTCTGGGGATTCTGCCACATAGCCTGAGAAAAGCTCATCTATTAAACTAACAAACTGAAATTAACTCTGTGCCCCTGCTTGACTTTCTCACTCCCCTGTCCCACCCACCCCAATTTCTATGATGAAGAGCCTCCTGCCTGCTGAGGTTTCTGATGTAATCAGTGGGGCAGATTGTAGCAGGAGTGGTCAACTTCTATGGATAAAGGAGTTTCTGAGCCATCATCTCAGAAGCTTTGTCGGGGTGTGGAGGGCAGAATAAGCAAAACCTGTTTTTCTCCACACCAAAATCGTATGGACTAGCTTCTCCAAACATCAGAAGTGGCCCTGTGGAGCAGAGTGGGAGTACAAGAGCAATACTGCTGGGAGAGATCAACAGGCTACACAGTGTGTGGATCTCCCACATTTTTCAGAGCCACATGAGTGCAACCAGAAGTGAGAGTAGGGGAAAGGGGGCTTTAGACTTGGTCCCAGGCCTTTTTCAGAGCAGTGGATGTGGCAATCCATTCCAACTACAGAATGGTGATGGGGAGACCTAGAGCAATAAAGGAAGAGTGGGTAGAGAAGAGACCAGGCACCACttcatttcccttctctgctgAGGTTGCAGCAAGAGCCATTACAGAAGGAATTAGCAGTGAGTCAGTAGGCAGCAGTTGGCAGGCCTGCTGGGAGATGAATTCTCATGTCATATATCCACCCAACCAGTACTGCCCATTGAGATGTTGTTCAGCTGATGACGGCTTTGATGTCTTGTGAGGGAAGGAGTTGCTTCTCCACAGTCTCCCAAAGCTGAAACATATTTGGGAGGGAAGGTCCTTTTTAATGGCTGTTGAAATTGTCCTGATAGCAGGTGCTACCTCCTATTACAGCTTATCTTCTGCTTTCATCAACATAAATAACTACAGCAAATGGGGAAAGCACTTTTTTTGTAGAAATAAGAAAAGAGGTAGAAGAGTGCAGGGCCAACACACaatatacaattaaaataaatgtaataaaatagaCTGATTTGTCTTTCACTTATTCCAATtctcatcattttaaaaaagaaagatgagGTAGGTTACGTCGATCACATGTGAAAGGTCACCTCAATATCGAAACACTTACCAATGGCGCAGCTTCAGAGAAAAACACCAGTCCAGCTAAGAAAACAAGGAGCAAAGAACGAAAGGCCATTCTGCTTGCAGTTTGAGTCTCACAGTGTCAGCAACTAGAAACTGAGGGGATTTGGGATTTTATACCCAATCCCTTCAAATTAGGCTGCTTATCAAATGCTGTATGACTTCAAAGCTGCTGATTCTGATTGTTTACTTAGTAAATAGTAAGAGAATAAGTAACCCACACAAACATGAACCTTGCCTGTGGAGATTAGTCTGCTGCATTATCTTCTGTAAAATAACTTGGATCACTTTTTTGTGTCGCTGATCCGCTGATTACAATTACTTTATTGTAAATGG carries:
- the LOC128831983 gene encoding transthyretin-like, translated to MAFRSLLLVFLAGLVFFSEAAPLDSHDSKHPLVVKILDAVRGSAASSVPVKLYKKADDGTWQLLSSGKTNEYGEIHELTTEKQFVTGLYKIEFDTVTYWKGLGLNPFHEHADVVFTANDSGHRHYTIAVLISPFSYSTTAIVSEPKELGTTH